The following are from one region of the Geoalkalibacter subterraneus genome:
- a CDS encoding pilus assembly protein, with the protein MSDAGKQNKAASWLISTVLSALLAPLLIFAGSTGVQAEISQVPLFLTVEVEPNIVFVIDDSGSMHFETLPDEVSMDTFGGLEWWHRGVFYMFPPADRIYGGDTDYWRSSTYRGFNLHNIPGFGATDRWAAFFRSHHNNAMYYNPQTRYLPWVSADGTPWPDADPGAAYHNPADTDKGSRNLTANNWQYGCWINPAANNWTSNWGLCSSESRSFYPATYFNYQGGDVNEASSYERIEIKAGNGPFIGGPKRTDCADPDACTYEEEIQNFANWYTYHRSRILTSRGGIGRAFAAQGEDIRVGYGTINAGSSYLDSEASPGTMVRGVRSFSGTDREEFFSLLYERDIPLSGTPLRRALDDVGQYYTREDARGPWNTTPGATGGSNLACRNSYTVLMTDGYWNVGNEHAARHSSRRANVDDQNGPSILNPVPLAENFQYTPEPPYQDDWSDTLADVAMYYWNRDLCPNISNRVPTSVFNEAYWQSMVTFGVGLGVSGTLDQKTDLGSLKSGDLDWPDPTTDATPRGAKIDDLWHASLNSRGDFFSAMDPEIFSEKLGGLLASLVDRKTGTAAAIATNSTRLIDNTLIYQARFDSETWSGQILAYNINSDGSVGEVEWDTHDSGKVPAHGDRSIFTWNGTDGVPFTVAGWDNLSSVQRTDLRAGGSDDQGKDRLNWLRGDQSMENDQEGGYLRPREHILGDIVNSDPLIVGAPDFQYQDLPAGTPGRDTYKSFRIDNAARTRLLYIGGNDGMLHAFDANTGVEQFAYVPAAASSAGLANLSDPDYVHRYYVDGSPSVGDAYLNDSWKTILIGTMGGGGRSVFALDVTDPDTFDESNVLWEFSHPDMGYAIGKPVLARLQNGQWAVLFGNGYGGDSHRAQLFIVDAQSGELIRRIDTGAGSAGDPNGLSVPALLTDAHRTVTTAYAGDLHGNLWKFDLNDELASDWDIPFVTNPGAVRRPLFTARDNSGQMQPITAPLELGAHPEGGVMVYFGTGKYFEVGDNIVGANPPVQSFYGIWDNDSRITETDRSSLVSQTILAEGVLHDSSDDQLRAVSQNSVDYNANPSPQRGWFIDLVSPVAGLQGERVVSAPVLRRGRVIFSTLIPLADPCSAGGTSWLMELDAVMGSRLDESVFDVNDDTEIDDDDKITIIVDGTTMTVAASGIQSQVGIIKTPAVIEAGDLEYKYFGGSEGGIAVIREKGGDADELGRRSWRQLR; encoded by the coding sequence TGTTTCTCACCGTGGAAGTCGAGCCCAATATCGTTTTCGTCATCGACGATTCGGGCTCCATGCACTTTGAGACGCTTCCCGATGAAGTGTCCATGGATACCTTCGGCGGACTCGAATGGTGGCACCGCGGCGTTTTCTACATGTTTCCTCCCGCCGACCGTATCTACGGCGGCGACACCGATTACTGGCGCAGCAGCACCTATCGGGGTTTCAATCTGCACAATATCCCCGGATTCGGAGCCACCGATCGCTGGGCCGCGTTTTTTCGTTCCCACCACAACAACGCCATGTATTACAACCCGCAGACAAGGTATCTGCCCTGGGTCTCAGCGGACGGAACGCCCTGGCCGGACGCCGATCCCGGCGCCGCCTACCACAACCCTGCCGATACAGACAAGGGCAGCCGCAATCTCACCGCCAATAACTGGCAATATGGCTGCTGGATCAATCCGGCAGCCAACAACTGGACTTCAAACTGGGGGCTGTGTTCTTCGGAGAGCCGCAGTTTCTATCCAGCGACTTATTTCAATTATCAAGGCGGAGATGTCAACGAAGCCTCGAGCTATGAACGCATCGAGATAAAAGCGGGCAACGGTCCCTTTATCGGGGGTCCCAAACGCACGGACTGCGCAGACCCCGACGCCTGCACCTATGAAGAGGAGATTCAGAATTTCGCCAACTGGTACACCTACCACCGCTCCCGCATCCTCACTTCGCGCGGTGGCATCGGCCGTGCTTTTGCCGCCCAGGGCGAAGACATTCGCGTCGGATACGGTACGATCAACGCGGGCAGTTCCTATCTGGACTCCGAAGCCAGTCCAGGAACCATGGTGCGCGGAGTCAGGTCATTCTCCGGTACCGATCGGGAGGAGTTTTTTTCTCTTCTGTATGAACGCGACATTCCCTTGTCCGGCACTCCCCTGCGACGTGCACTTGATGATGTCGGCCAGTATTACACCCGCGAGGATGCCCGCGGCCCCTGGAACACAACGCCCGGGGCCACCGGCGGGTCAAATCTCGCCTGTCGCAACAGCTATACGGTTCTGATGACGGACGGTTACTGGAATGTCGGCAACGAGCACGCCGCCCGCCATTCTTCGAGGCGGGCCAACGTTGACGACCAGAACGGGCCGAGCATTCTCAACCCCGTCCCCCTGGCTGAAAATTTTCAATACACCCCCGAACCTCCCTATCAGGACGATTGGTCCGACACGCTTGCCGATGTCGCGATGTATTACTGGAACCGTGATCTCTGCCCGAATATTTCCAACCGCGTACCGACTTCAGTTTTCAACGAAGCCTACTGGCAGAGCATGGTGACCTTCGGCGTCGGCCTCGGGGTTTCGGGGACTCTCGACCAGAAAACGGATCTGGGCTCTCTCAAGTCCGGAGACCTTGACTGGCCCGACCCGACTACGGATGCCACCCCGAGGGGAGCCAAAATTGACGATCTCTGGCATGCATCTCTCAACAGCAGGGGCGATTTCTTCAGCGCCATGGACCCCGAAATTTTTTCCGAAAAGCTTGGCGGCCTGTTGGCGTCCCTCGTCGACAGGAAGACGGGGACTGCTGCGGCTATCGCCACCAACTCCACACGCCTGATCGATAACACCCTCATCTATCAGGCACGTTTCGACAGTGAAACATGGAGCGGACAGATCCTGGCCTACAACATCAACAGCGATGGATCGGTGGGAGAGGTGGAATGGGATACGCATGACTCCGGCAAGGTCCCTGCGCATGGGGATCGCAGCATCTTTACCTGGAACGGCACGGACGGGGTCCCCTTCACCGTGGCGGGGTGGGACAACCTTTCAAGCGTGCAGCGCACGGACCTGCGTGCCGGAGGCTCGGACGATCAGGGCAAAGATCGACTCAACTGGCTGCGCGGCGATCAGAGCATGGAAAACGATCAGGAGGGCGGATACCTGCGCCCGCGGGAACATATCCTGGGCGACATCGTCAATTCCGACCCCCTGATTGTCGGCGCACCCGATTTCCAGTATCAGGATTTACCCGCCGGCACCCCGGGCAGGGACACCTACAAGTCTTTTCGCATCGACAATGCCGCACGGACGCGCCTGCTCTATATCGGCGGCAATGATGGGATGCTGCACGCCTTCGATGCCAACACCGGCGTTGAACAGTTTGCCTATGTCCCTGCCGCAGCTTCCTCGGCGGGGCTCGCCAACCTGAGCGACCCGGATTATGTTCACCGGTATTACGTCGACGGTTCTCCCAGTGTCGGCGATGCATACCTGAATGATTCCTGGAAAACTATCCTCATCGGCACCATGGGGGGCGGCGGGCGCAGCGTCTTCGCCCTCGATGTCACCGATCCGGACACTTTCGATGAGAGCAATGTCCTGTGGGAGTTCTCCCATCCGGATATGGGCTACGCCATCGGAAAACCGGTCCTTGCGCGCCTGCAGAACGGCCAGTGGGCGGTTCTGTTCGGCAACGGTTACGGCGGCGACAGCCACCGCGCGCAACTGTTCATTGTTGATGCGCAATCCGGGGAGCTTATCCGCCGGATCGATACGGGTGCGGGCTCAGCCGGAGATCCCAACGGCCTGTCCGTTCCGGCGCTGCTGACCGACGCCCATCGCACCGTGACCACGGCCTATGCCGGAGACCTGCATGGGAATCTCTGGAAATTCGATCTAAACGACGAATTGGCTTCGGACTGGGACATCCCCTTTGTCACCAACCCCGGCGCAGTAAGACGCCCCCTGTTCACTGCCCGCGACAATTCGGGGCAGATGCAGCCCATTACCGCTCCGTTGGAGCTCGGCGCACACCCTGAAGGAGGCGTGATGGTCTACTTCGGCACCGGTAAATACTTTGAAGTCGGCGACAACATTGTCGGGGCCAACCCACCTGTTCAATCCTTTTACGGGATATGGGACAACGACTCCCGCATCACGGAAACGGATCGAAGCTCCCTTGTCTCCCAGACCATCCTGGCAGAAGGCGTCCTGCACGATTCATCCGACGATCAGCTGCGGGCGGTCTCTCAGAATTCCGTCGATTACAATGCCAACCCCTCACCTCAGCGCGGCTGGTTCATCGACCTCGTCTCTCCGGTTGCCGGCCTGCAGGGAGAGCGTGTCGTCAGCGCGCCGGTGCTGCGTCGCGGACGGGTCATCTTTTCGACTCTGATCCCTCTGGCGGACCCCTGCTCTGCGGGCGGAACGAGCTGGCTTATGGAACTCGACGCCGTGATGGGCTCACGCCTGGATGAATCGGTTTTTGACGTGAACGACGATACGGAAATCGACGACGATGACAAAATCACCATCATTGTCGATGGCACAACCATGACGGTTGCTGCCAGTGGCATTCAGTCCCAGGTCGGCATTATCAAAACCCCGGCAGTTATCGAAGCAGGTGACCTGGAATATAAATACTTCGGTGGATCGGAGGGAGGGATCGCCGTTATACGCGAAAAAGGAGGCGATGCCGATGAGCTGGGCCGACGCTCCTGGAGGCAACTGCGCTGA